From the Mycoplasmatota bacterium genome, one window contains:
- a CDS encoding DUF3307 domain-containing protein, with protein sequence MTIGIGMLFFITHVLGDFYLCNQKLTIYSEIDKKNTSNKDIIIHSVIYQILFLILLIFFGVNIKFIITFLLIGISHYIVDTFLFFIQKIKSLPNTRIYRHLFFIKQTIPILIIFLCLWYLKSETISSHIALKIFVNDFYYIRLVFAFLLVGKPSNVVFKKIFTRFKPDSLSEITTDDKTYQKAGATIGTLERMLILICIINGLYSSIGLIFTAKSIARYNRISNEPAFSEYYLLGTLSSVLFTIIIYIISFTIF encoded by the coding sequence ATGACTATTGGGATAGGGATGTTATTTTTCATTACTCATGTTTTAGGTGATTTTTATTTATGTAATCAAAAATTGACTATTTATAGTGAGATTGATAAAAAAAATACCAGTAATAAAGATATCATAATTCATTCAGTTATTTATCAAATCTTATTTCTAATATTATTAATATTTTTTGGGGTTAATATAAAATTTATAATAACTTTTTTATTGATAGGGATTAGTCATTATATTGTTGATACCTTCCTGTTTTTTATTCAAAAAATAAAGTCCCTACCTAACACAAGGATATATCGTCATTTATTTTTTATTAAACAAACCATTCCTATATTAATTATTTTTCTATGCTTATGGTATCTTAAATCTGAAACAATTTCATCACATATCGCTTTAAAGATATTTGTTAATGATTTTTACTATATTCGCTTAGTCTTTGCATTTTTATTAGTAGGAAAACCTAGTAATGTTGTATTTAAAAAAATTTTTACACGATTTAAACCAGATAGCCTATCTGAAATTACAACAGATGATAAAACATATCAAAAAGCTGGAGCAACCATTGGTACGTTAGAAAGAATGCTTATTCTTATTTGTATTATCAATGGTTTGTATTCTTCCATTGGTTTAATATTTACCGCTAAATCAATTGCTCGATATAATAGAATTAGTAATGAACCTGCTTTTTCAGAATATTATTTGTTAGGCACACTATCAAGTGTTTTATTTACAATCATCATCTATATAATTAGTTTTACGATATTTTAA
- a CDS encoding DNA-binding protein produces MYYAIIGDIINSKKINNRLATQEKLKHYLEIINKEYQDDIAANFIITLGDEFQGLLKTSTHLFTILNKIEIVMRPLRIRFGIGVGDILTKIDNKMSIGSDGPAWWRARDMISDLKKNQTGLKLISNIKIAGIDDQNILDLLNINLSFCYSVKSNWTKEQREVNDYITLHYGLTDHFIQKRVAEEMGLSPVNVNKKLKLSLFYDLVYAQNTIMKILENER; encoded by the coding sequence ATGTATTATGCAATTATTGGTGATATTATAAACTCAAAGAAAATTAATAATCGTTTAGCAACACAAGAAAAGTTAAAACATTATTTAGAAATAATAAATAAAGAATATCAAGATGATATAGCTGCCAATTTTATTATTACTTTAGGTGATGAATTTCAAGGACTTTTAAAAACATCAACACATTTATTTACAATATTAAATAAAATTGAAATTGTTATGCGACCATTAAGAATTAGATTTGGTATTGGTGTAGGAGATATTCTCACAAAAATAGATAATAAAATGTCCATTGGATCTGATGGTCCTGCTTGGTGGAGAGCTCGAGATATGATTTCTGACTTAAAAAAGAATCAAACAGGATTAAAACTGATCTCTAATATAAAAATTGCTGGAATCGATGATCAAAATATCTTGGATTTACTGAACATTAATTTAAGTTTTTGTTATTCTGTCAAAAGTAATTGGACTAAAGAACAAAGAGAAGTTAATGATTATATTACGTTGCATTATGGATTAACAGACCATTTTATTCAAAAAAGAGTTGCTGAAGAGATGGGATTAAGTCCTGTAAACGTAAATAAAAAATTAAAATTATCATTGTTTTATGATTTAGTCTATGCTCAAAATACAATTATGAAAATTTTAGAAAATGAAAGGTGA
- a CDS encoding PadR family transcriptional regulator, producing the protein MNIQFKKGVLELCVLSILDQKDCYGYELVNNISRSFTISEGTIYPLLSRLKKEGYVTTYLEESQEGPTRKYYELSPAGRNILKDLKAEWFSFTKGVNRLLKGSEAYE; encoded by the coding sequence ATGAATATACAATTTAAAAAAGGAGTATTAGAGTTATGTGTTCTTTCTATACTAGATCAAAAAGACTGTTATGGATATGAATTAGTTAACAATATCTCACGCAGTTTTACAATTAGTGAAGGAACAATTTATCCATTGTTATCTAGATTGAAAAAAGAAGGATATGTGACAACCTATTTAGAAGAGTCACAAGAAGGTCCAACAAGAAAATATTATGAACTGAGTCCAGCAGGAAGAAATATTTTAAAGGACCTAAAAGCAGAATGGTTTTCATTTACTAAAGGAGTAAATAGATTATTGAAGGGGAGTGAAGCGTATGAATAA
- a CDS encoding DUF1700 domain-containing protein has product MNKREFMKVFNEQLKGIPEQDKKDILYDYEEHFTIGMNEGREEEDIAKSLGHPKSLAKEMRANYMITRVEESFTVGNFFRALFASLGLGFFNLVFILGPFIAVAATIFALFVSGVAFIVSGLFVIIAPFFPNFFDNVPSPILGIFVGLAISSLGGLWTIGTVYLSKWFYIITIKYFKFNLSIIMNRRK; this is encoded by the coding sequence ATGAATAAAAGAGAATTTATGAAAGTTTTTAATGAACAATTAAAAGGGATACCAGAACAAGATAAAAAAGATATATTATATGATTATGAAGAGCATTTTACGATTGGAATGAATGAGGGAAGAGAAGAAGAAGATATCGCAAAATCATTAGGTCATCCAAAATCTTTAGCTAAAGAGATGAGAGCTAATTATATGATTACTAGAGTTGAAGAATCGTTTACAGTCGGAAATTTCTTTCGCGCATTATTTGCTTCATTAGGATTAGGTTTCTTTAATTTAGTTTTCATATTAGGGCCTTTCATTGCTGTTGCAGCTACGATATTTGCATTATTTGTATCTGGTGTTGCGTTTATTGTAAGTGGATTATTTGTGATTATTGCACCATTTTTTCCAAACTTCTTTGATAATGTTCCAAGCCCTATACTAGGGATTTTTGTTGGATTAGCAATTTCTTCTCTAGGTGGATTATGGACGATTGGGACAGTTTATTTATCTAAATGGTTTTATATAATAACCATAAAGTATTTTAAATTTAATTTAAGTATTATTATGAATAGGAGAAAATAA
- a CDS encoding DUF4097 family beta strand repeat protein, producing MTKKIIITLVCIFIFSGIGAIIAFGASDGVDFNKTIKIDEEKVFTIDDVDQLNIKSTSADVNFIYVDSNEIKVKYYGEINCFLCKVDYKLNASKSNNTIEFDANNSSYCFGISFFRDTKMDVYLPSTYEGNLYISTVSSDVKLHDMTLDYLNIRSVSGEVEASNLTLNKGRFKSISGDIDLKNMTVANGTTIHTTSGEISLDTVTSQVSLDSISGDIEIDALSGNLNASSTSGELEINEISDNFDIKVNSVSGDVVLDVNQDASFNFATDSVSGDIKIKFEYLVSGSNYEHHVSGRVGDSLNNININTTSGDITIK from the coding sequence ATGACTAAAAAAATTATTATAACATTAGTTTGTATCTTTATATTTTCAGGGATAGGTGCTATTATAGCTTTCGGAGCATCTGATGGAGTAGATTTTAATAAAACGATCAAAATTGATGAAGAAAAAGTATTTACTATTGATGATGTTGATCAATTAAATATAAAATCAACAAGTGCTGATGTCAATTTTATCTATGTTGATAGTAATGAAATCAAAGTAAAGTATTATGGAGAAATCAATTGTTTTTTATGTAAGGTAGATTATAAATTAAATGCAAGTAAATCTAATAATACAATTGAGTTTGACGCCAATAATAGTTCCTATTGTTTCGGAATCTCATTTTTCAGAGATACAAAAATGGATGTTTATTTACCTAGTACATATGAAGGTAATCTTTATATTAGTACAGTATCTTCTGATGTGAAACTTCATGATATGACATTAGATTATTTAAACATCCGTAGCGTATCAGGAGAGGTTGAAGCAAGTAATTTAACGTTAAATAAAGGGAGGTTTAAATCAATTTCAGGTGATATTGATTTAAAGAATATGACAGTGGCAAATGGTACCACGATACATACCACTTCAGGTGAGATATCACTTGACACAGTTACTTCTCAAGTAAGTTTAGATTCTATATCAGGTGATATTGAAATAGATGCTTTGAGTGGAAATCTTAACGCATCATCAACTTCAGGTGAATTAGAAATAAATGAAATAAGTGATAACTTTGATATCAAGGTTAATAGTGTATCAGGTGATGTAGTATTAGATGTTAATCAAGATGCATCATTTAATTTTGCAACAGATTCAGTATCAGGTGATATTAAGATTAAGTTTGAATATTTAGTAAGTGGATCAAATTATGAACATCATGTTAGTGGAAGAGTAGGAGATAGTTTAAATAATATCAATATAAATACCACATCTGGAGATATTACCATTAAATAA
- a CDS encoding manganese efflux pump → MIEEFIIIIMLSVALAMDAFAISITLGMSGLAKKFSQRFMIGITFGFFQAGLFLLGYFALFIFGKEMSSYNSIVSGILLAFLGLKMLKDSFSKNKDTCGYENCYQCKKNKCLKTGEYRFLTLKILLIYGTATSIDAFAAGISYGLLNNNIWGASISIGVITFIFSFIGAASGMHLKKIIGNKATILGGLILIILAFKSIMCL, encoded by the coding sequence ATGATTGAAGAATTTATTATTATTATCATGCTTTCAGTAGCTTTAGCAATGGATGCTTTTGCGATATCTATTACTTTAGGAATGAGTGGGTTAGCGAAGAAATTTAGTCAAAGGTTTATGATTGGGATTACTTTTGGTTTTTTTCAAGCAGGTTTATTTTTATTAGGTTATTTTGCTTTGTTTATTTTTGGAAAAGAAATGTCTTCATATAATTCTATTGTTTCAGGTATACTACTTGCATTTTTAGGATTAAAAATGTTGAAAGATTCTTTTAGTAAAAATAAAGATACTTGTGGTTATGAGAATTGTTATCAATGTAAAAAGAATAAGTGTTTAAAAACAGGTGAGTATCGCTTTTTAACACTCAAAATTCTCTTAATTTATGGAACAGCAACAAGCATTGATGCTTTTGCTGCTGGAATATCTTATGGATTGTTAAATAACAATATATGGGGAGCTTCAATTTCTATTGGAGTGATAACATTTATATTTTCCTTTATTGGTGCAGCGAGTGGAATGCACCTAAAAAAAATCATTGGAAATAAAGCAACGATTCTTGGTGGACTAATTCTTATCATTTTAGCGTTTAAATCAATTATGTGTTTATAA
- a CDS encoding RnfABCDGE type electron transport complex subunit C: MKLFEARKGIHIPGKKDDTSKLSSVKYISPEYVYIPLSAKGSDFEIYVKPGDKVKLGQKIAERTREKGLPLVKHSSVSGEVIGNERKLHRTGLPYVCIKIKNDFQDTPVEFTPISNLDEVDNTKLLEIMRVAGVVGLGGAGFPTFLKYQNTKDIDSIILNGAECEPYITADYRMMTEETDRVIDGLHIMMKVADAENGIIAIKKGKKAVYDLLVKAAEQYDHINVIQVPDEYPAGWERQIVYRTLKRSYETYPFECGVIVNNVSTSVAISDAIRKGIPVIERIVTVTGEAVVKPANYRVRIGTLASDLIKQSGGISDDFDDVRVISGGPMMGVTQKVKSLL, translated from the coding sequence ATGAAGTTATTTGAAGCAAGAAAAGGAATCCATATTCCTGGTAAAAAGGATGATACTTCTAAATTATCTTCAGTTAAATATATATCTCCAGAATATGTCTATATTCCATTATCAGCAAAAGGTTCTGATTTTGAAATATATGTTAAACCTGGAGATAAAGTAAAACTTGGGCAAAAAATTGCTGAAAGAACTAGAGAAAAAGGATTACCACTAGTAAAGCATTCATCAGTAAGTGGAGAAGTCATTGGAAATGAGCGAAAATTACATCGTACGGGATTACCATATGTCTGTATTAAAATTAAAAATGATTTTCAAGATACTCCTGTAGAATTCACTCCAATTTCTAATTTAGATGAAGTAGATAATACGAAACTATTAGAAATTATGCGAGTTGCTGGTGTTGTAGGTTTAGGTGGGGCTGGATTCCCAACATTTTTAAAGTATCAAAATACTAAAGATATTGATTCGATTATTTTAAATGGAGCTGAATGTGAGCCATACATTACAGCTGATTATAGAATGATGACAGAAGAAACGGACCGTGTCATTGATGGTTTACATATCATGATGAAGGTTGCAGATGCTGAAAATGGTATTATTGCGATTAAAAAAGGAAAGAAAGCGGTATACGATTTACTTGTAAAAGCAGCAGAACAATATGATCATATAAATGTGATCCAAGTACCTGATGAGTATCCTGCTGGTTGGGAAAGACAAATTGTCTATCGTACTTTAAAACGTTCTTATGAAACTTATCCATTTGAATGTGGTGTAATTGTTAATAATGTTTCAACTTCTGTTGCTATTTCTGATGCTATTAGAAAAGGAATCCCAGTAATAGAACGTATTGTTACTGTTACAGGTGAGGCCGTTGTAAAACCTGCTAATTATCGTGTGCGTATTGGAACACTAGCGTCTGATTTAATTAAACAATCCGGTGGAATATCAGATGACTTTGATGACGTACGAGTTATTTCTGGTGGACCAATGATGGGGGTTACCCAAAAAGTGAAGAGTTTGTTGTAA
- a CDS encoding 4Fe-4S dicluster domain-containing protein translates to MLGGASEYEVPHNKPVGDVLLDVLHFSEHDSKHFVRDEQPCVRCGNCVKYCPAGLQPTLIRTASIAKDEKLLGKLDTVKCISCGTCTYVCPSHIEVSEAVKKGKSYYTARNRKKK, encoded by the coding sequence GTGTTAGGTGGTGCTAGTGAATATGAAGTACCACATAATAAACCAGTTGGAGATGTCTTATTGGATGTGTTACATTTTTCAGAACATGATAGTAAACATTTTGTACGTGATGAACAGCCATGTGTTCGCTGTGGTAATTGCGTTAAATATTGTCCTGCTGGACTTCAACCAACTTTAATTAGAACAGCGTCTATTGCCAAGGATGAGAAATTATTAGGTAAATTAGATACTGTTAAATGTATTAGTTGTGGTACATGTACTTATGTATGCCCATCACATATTGAAGTTAGTGAAGCAGTTAAAAAGGGTAAATCATATTATACAGCTAGAAATAGAAAGAAAAAGTAA
- a CDS encoding RnfABCDGE type electron transport complex subunit D, with the protein MIVAIRAGLVIFAGVFSCIAAESIWNRYVNKDFNDFAGWFRNMATTYPSITGMLYALSLPLGTPIYIVIIGGFVAIIIGKSIFGGVGHNIFNPALVGRAFITIAYAQTLGKAVKYTGFGSTDAIATASPLVKAAQEGALLSFDSFQAIYGSFWKLFFGLYPSALGESLSFWIIIAFIYLSIKKTIDWFVPVLYVGLVFLMTWFVALYNGLGTPLSEPFTLQTLALYFPIFHVLTGGLLFGAVFMATEPVTSPITRRGRAIFAIYLAIITFAIRVLGNLPEGVLYSILFMNMFVPVMDSFYMGQDRGITKKEWALWIVTILLAIGVTFYTAVSLGGAA; encoded by the coding sequence ATTATAGTTGCAATTCGCGCAGGCTTAGTTATTTTCGCTGGGGTATTTTCATGTATCGCAGCTGAATCGATTTGGAATAGATATGTTAATAAAGACTTTAATGATTTTGCTGGATGGTTTAGAAATATGGCAACAACATACCCTTCTATTACAGGGATGTTGTATGCATTATCTTTACCATTAGGAACACCTATATATATTGTTATAATTGGTGGATTTGTTGCAATTATTATTGGTAAATCAATATTTGGTGGGGTAGGACATAATATCTTTAATCCTGCTTTAGTTGGACGAGCTTTCATTACTATTGCATATGCACAAACATTAGGAAAAGCAGTAAAATACACTGGATTTGGAAGTACAGATGCAATTGCGACTGCTTCACCACTTGTTAAAGCAGCCCAAGAAGGAGCATTATTAAGTTTTGATTCATTTCAAGCGATTTATGGTTCTTTTTGGAAATTATTCTTTGGATTGTATCCAAGTGCATTAGGTGAAAGTCTATCATTCTGGATTATTATCGCATTTATCTATTTATCTATTAAGAAAACAATTGATTGGTTTGTTCCAGTTTTATATGTTGGTTTAGTATTTCTTATGACGTGGTTTGTTGCTTTATATAATGGTTTAGGAACACCACTTAGTGAGCCATTTACTTTACAGACATTAGCACTATATTTTCCAATCTTCCATGTATTAACTGGTGGATTATTGTTTGGTGCTGTGTTTATGGCTACTGAACCAGTAACCTCTCCAATTACTCGTCGAGGAAGAGCAATATTTGCGATATATTTAGCGATTATTACCTTTGCGATTCGTGTTTTAGGTAATCTTCCTGAAGGAGTATTGTATTCTATATTATTTATGAATATGTTTGTTCCTGTTATGGACAGTTTCTATATGGGTCAAGATCGTGGTATTACAAAGAAAGAGTGGGCACTATGGATTGTTACTATTTTACTTGCAATCGGCGTAACATTCTATACTGCAGTTAGTTTAGGAGGTGCTGCATAA
- a CDS encoding FMN-binding protein: MKKTLHLTAVLLIIAGFSGLILGATYELTKEPIRQVKLTKINKYMIKWFPSVPNENKEDNATEDHPEVTDSKYVNSIYDAIDADGNLVGYVLEVKAPESYGGGMVLVVGINIDGEVLGYTYITFNESGPGAKVKSIDKFIEQFNGKSGEVYYHNDTDKNVDIISGATYTSKATINGINNALQYFNENLKVEVGADE; this comes from the coding sequence ATGAAAAAAACTCTTCATTTAACAGCTGTTCTTCTTATTATTGCTGGTTTTAGTGGGTTAATTTTAGGTGCAACTTATGAATTAACCAAAGAGCCTATTAGACAAGTTAAATTAACTAAAATTAATAAATATATGATTAAGTGGTTCCCATCAGTACCAAATGAAAACAAAGAAGACAATGCGACTGAGGATCATCCTGAAGTTACTGATTCTAAATATGTAAATTCAATTTATGATGCTATAGATGCAGATGGAAATTTAGTTGGATATGTATTAGAAGTTAAAGCACCTGAAAGTTACGGTGGAGGAATGGTTCTAGTAGTGGGTATTAACATTGATGGTGAAGTTTTAGGATATACTTATATAACTTTTAATGAATCAGGACCTGGAGCCAAAGTCAAATCGATTGATAAATTTATTGAACAATTCAATGGAAAATCTGGAGAAGTGTATTATCACAATGATACTGACAAAAACGTTGATATAATAAGTGGTGCTACTTACACTTCAAAAGCAACCATTAATGGAATTAATAATGCTTTACAATATTTCAACGAAAATCTGAAAGTAGAGGTGGGAGCAGATGAATAA
- a CDS encoding electron transport complex subunit E: MNKAQNFLKGIFSENPVFVLLLGMCPVLGVTSTLFGAIGMGVAFTIVLVLSNIIVSLIKNFIPDEVRIPAYIVVIATLVTIVQLVMQGFLPSLYDQLGIFIPLIVVNCVILGRAEAYASKNNVGNSIIDALGMGVGYTIAIVVLAFFRELLGDGALTLFIYGDINLKLNLIPNNAFEPMSILTLAPGAFITLGFLLAIINAIFKNDKETKKQKTAKA, translated from the coding sequence ATGAATAAAGCACAAAACTTTCTAAAAGGGATTTTTTCTGAAAATCCAGTATTTGTTTTATTACTAGGAATGTGTCCTGTACTTGGTGTTACTTCTACTTTATTTGGTGCAATAGGGATGGGTGTTGCTTTTACCATAGTATTGGTATTATCAAACATCATTGTATCTTTAATTAAGAATTTTATACCTGATGAGGTCCGAATTCCTGCTTATATCGTTGTTATTGCGACATTAGTTACAATTGTACAACTGGTTATGCAAGGATTTTTACCAAGTCTATACGATCAATTAGGAATCTTTATTCCACTTATCGTTGTTAACTGTGTTATATTAGGTAGAGCTGAAGCTTATGCAAGTAAAAATAACGTTGGAAATTCTATTATTGATGCATTAGGAATGGGTGTAGGATATACAATCGCAATTGTTGTATTAGCATTTTTTAGAGAATTATTAGGAGATGGAGCTCTAACACTCTTTATTTATGGAGATATTAATCTTAAATTAAATTTAATTCCAAATAATGCATTTGAGCCAATGTCAATACTTACTTTAGCACCAGGTGCCTTTATCACATTAGGATTTTTATTAGCTATAATAAATGCAATTTTCAAAAATGATAAAGAAACTAAAAAGCAAAAAACAGCTAAAGCTTAG
- the rsxA gene encoding electron transport complex subunit RsxA, with amino-acid sequence MNASDLIKLGIEGIIIQNVILTQFLGICPFMGISKKSQSAIGMGLAVIFVMLISSIVTFAINDLILEEQDLGYLQTIVFILVISGVVQFVEMFIKKTAPIIYKMLGIYLPLITTNCAILGIALINVKPEKEFGYPEMIAYTIGISIGFTLVIYIFSTIRERLENANVPKAFKGAPIALITAGIMSIIFLGFAGLV; translated from the coding sequence ATGAATGCTAGTGATTTAATTAAATTAGGTATTGAAGGTATAATAATCCAAAACGTAATCCTAACACAATTTTTAGGAATTTGCCCATTTATGGGGATTTCTAAGAAAAGTCAATCGGCTATTGGAATGGGACTTGCTGTTATTTTCGTTATGTTAATATCTTCAATCGTTACATTTGCGATTAATGACTTAATCTTAGAAGAACAAGATTTAGGTTATTTACAAACAATCGTGTTTATCTTAGTTATATCTGGTGTTGTTCAATTTGTTGAAATGTTTATTAAGAAAACAGCACCAATTATCTATAAGATGTTAGGTATCTATTTACCTTTAATCACAACAAACTGTGCTATTTTAGGAATAGCATTAATTAACGTAAAACCTGAAAAAGAATTTGGATATCCAGAAATGATTGCCTATACAATCGGAATTTCAATTGGATTTACATTAGTTATTTATATTTTCTCTACTATTCGTGAAAGATTAGAAAATGCGAATGTTCCAAAAGCATTTAAAGGTGCCCCAATTGCATTAATAACCGCTGGAATTATGTCAATTATATTTTTAGGATTTGCAGGGTTAGTGTAA
- a CDS encoding GNAT family N-acetyltransferase — MNDLFLAEPNTQYQKSFENYALTYKTKNAEHYFNKYKKALDNYQDYLNDLHNYSKGNGLPQGEVITSTFWLIDNNVVVGVVRIRHQEVECAGHIGYDISPDYRNKGYGFQILKLALEKSVKIGIKEVILTCNIDNAASKKIIEKNKGKLLETIFDEAENEYLYKYSITLITN; from the coding sequence ATGAATGATTTATTTTTAGCTGAACCTAATACACAATATCAAAAGAGTTTTGAAAATTACGCTCTTACATACAAGACAAAAAATGCTGAACATTATTTTAATAAATATAAAAAAGCATTAGATAATTACCAAGATTATTTGAACGACTTACATAATTATTCCAAGGGAAACGGACTACCTCAAGGAGAGGTTATAACTTCAACATTCTGGTTAATTGATAATAATGTAGTTGTAGGAGTAGTGAGAATTAGACACCAAGAGGTAGAATGTGCTGGTCATATTGGTTATGATATATCACCAGATTATAGAAATAAAGGTTATGGTTTCCAGATTTTAAAACTGGCACTAGAAAAATCTGTAAAGATAGGAATAAAAGAAGTAATTTTAACTTGTAATATCGACAATGCAGCTTCAAAGAAAATTATAGAAAAGAACAAGGGAAAATTATTAGAAACTATTTTTGATGAAGCAGAAAATGAATATCTGTACAAATATAGTATTACATTAATAACCAACTAA
- a CDS encoding metal-sensing transcriptional repressor, whose product MIKDKKVENLLKTSKGQIEGILKMINDDRYCVDISKQILAVQALLKKANLQLLENHINNCVKDAFREGHGDDKIEEIIDIIDKYIK is encoded by the coding sequence ATGATTAAAGATAAAAAAGTTGAAAATTTATTAAAAACATCTAAAGGACAAATAGAAGGAATATTAAAAATGATAAACGATGATAGGTATTGTGTTGATATTTCAAAACAAATTTTAGCTGTTCAAGCGTTACTTAAAAAAGCTAATTTACAATTGTTAGAAAATCATATAAACAATTGTGTTAAAGATGCGTTTAGAGAAGGACATGGGGATGACAAAATAGAAGAAATAATCGATATAATTGATAAATATATAAAATAG